The DNA segment GCTACTGATCAAAGTATGATGAGCTGTATAGTATTGTATTCATTTTTATTCTTGCTTAATAGTAGTTTTGTTCCTTCGCATGGAATATTATATTTGTGTTATGAAGTAGGTTTGGGCTCGGAAGCGAAGTTCTTTATATGTTCATGACTGTCTAAGTGGATTTCTGATCACCATCATAATGACatatctcgcctcaaagtccgGTAAAAATCGCATCAACAGATCAATGAATGCTATTCAGATTTTGCGTATCACCCTGGACTTTATTGGTATGTGTGAATATCCTTTTGCCTCATGCGTCATACACATTTTTGTGTAAGCTTTGTAGATGTAAGGTAGTTTCAGGAATCAGAATTAtccttaaaaaataattttgttgaTGTTGTGGTAGTATTATGGTTACCATCTTTTGCTGATATAGTTATACTAATTCTGGATGTGTTGTATTGTCTTTAACTTGAATCTTATGTTTTGGCAATTATATATGCCTGAGATGCTCTGTCCTGTGAATTTCCCTTATGATTTCGTGGATATGATAGGGGTTTGTACACCTATTCAACTTTGGTGAATGATATGCCATGAATTTCTGAGGCTGTCAGATGTTCAATATAATAAAATGCCTTGGCATTTCTGTTTTAGTAATTTTCCTTCTGCCTTTAAATGCatgtttattgaatttttaatgtttttttgcAAATCTTCCTTGAGATGTTCATTTACTCCTTTTTCAATGTTGATGGTCatttccttcttttttttttgggtcatAAAGCATAGTTGTTATTTCAGTAGTTACCTACATTTGTAAGTAATGTTACTTGATTAATTAGTAAAGTGTTTCCTGTAGTTTAACTGCATTCTTTTTGTCAAGACAACTTGCCAAGGTAGTTCTTGTCAAATTTTCGTTCGTTCCGCCAAGACTTTTGAAGAAACTGGGTGGAACATCTAGATTGGGAAGATCATTCATTTATTCGTTGAAATTTTTGTACCaagtgtgtttttgtttttgcgcAAACACCAGACTGATCTTATCTAGGGTTTTCATCTTGATGTTACGAAGTGTGATACCATTGACAACCACTAGGATGGGTTACCTATTGAAATTATCTCCTGTTAACATAACAAGCATCTTGTTTTCAGCCAATTCAAAACTATGGGACACTGGACTCTTCTTTCAGCCCAATGGGGAAGATAGTGTTCCGAACAAGGTACTACACTCATTGTTTATGTCTCTTTCAGTTCGATCTACCTTTATGATAATTTCCATTTCTCATATCTGTTAGCAAGTGGGGAGTTTCCTCTAATTTCCAAAAAAATGGCCTGCAGTTATTAACTTGCTTTCATTGAGCTGTATATTCGAAATGTCTTTTTGAACTTTGACCTTGGTGCATATCTCATCAGCCAGCAAACTTGGTATCTGTTTAAAGAAAACCATGatgggtttccctttcttcagcTACCCATCATATGTTACAGCTAACCTTTACAATTCTCTTGAATTTAGTATAGGATCTTGATGTTGACATCGATATTCCCACGCTTTTAATATTATCTTGTTTCCTGTATGTTAATTCAATATTGGAATCACAGGATAAATGGAAGCAATTGCAGTTATTTCCTGTAAACATTTGTGATTCATTTGCTAGATACAATATGGCATTTCGGGTCTCGCTGAGTGGTTTCCAAGAGGTAATCTCTTTTATGGATCTCCATTCTCCATCATACAGTCATCAGATTGACCATACTTATTCGTAGATGGTTAACAATAAGTAATTATTTTTAGCTTCGCGATGAGGCTGCTGCGGCAATTACTTGCATTGATAAATGTAAAGATGCGGGTTTTGATGAGATCTTTATGACAGATGTTGATTTTCCTGCCAAATATGACTACTGCACAAGGTACATTGTAGTTGTATGTAATTGTGTTTGTTTGTGAGAGAGACAGATtaatacatttttattaatttaatttaattaattgaaagCTATGAACAACAATATATAAACCCTATGCCTGTGACGGgagaatattttatatttttgaaaattcaacaAACTTTTGTGGCATATTAACAGATCTTGCTTTTAGTAGACAAGAAGTTGTAAATGTATGCTTGCTTATTTTCAAACACTTCCTGTTAGTGAGAAAGACAATATTCATTAAACTTTATTTAAATGTTACATGGATTTCTTTGAGGATGGATGAAAGATAAAAGAGAGATTATTTAAGGTGAAAGTTGGTAATTTCTTTCAGAAATGTGCTGATTGTTATTCTTTTTACCATTGAGTTGATAAAGCAGTGGAAGAGGATTCAATGCACCACAAAAATATTTGACTTAGGATTTCTTATGATGCATAAGATTGTATGAATTGCCCATTACTTCATGTGCTAGATGCTCGTCTCACACATGGAATTTTTTAGATTAAATTTGAAGGCCAATCATGATATTCATGTTTCTGGATTTTGCTTGGATAAAGAATGTTGGAGATCATACGAGCAGAAGGTATTTAATATCATAGATCAAGCATTGACGGGGAGAACTAAGCTGATTCGAGTAATCTGGAGGAATGCTGCTTCTGAATGCAATTTTGAAGATGTATGATGTGTACAAATAGTTATCTAAAGCAATGCTTGAAGTTTATGTCATGAGTTGATGGATTTGTATTTTTTCTTCTAATTATAGGGTTTATCTACGCCGGATGGAGAATCTTTATTTATTGGGATTGCAATAGGCTCTGTGGGAGAGGCATTCAAACAGGCCATCGTGGGTCCTAGTTCTGAAGACAAAGATAAGGTGGTTTACTTCTGTGTACCTCATTACATTTATGTGTATTTATGTAGCTTTGATCAATTTCTGAACGGTTACAAATACTGAAATAGGCTCTAGCATTTAGAAAGTTCTGGGGGGATAAGGCTACCCTGAGATGGTTTCGTGATGGTAAAATTGCAGAAGTTGCAGGTAAGGAATGCTTACTGGTTTCTACTTTGTTGCTGCGTGATGCTAATGGTAATTTGGAAAAAAACGCCTCACTCACAACCTTAATTATTAGTGTGGGAGCATGAGGAATGGCAAAAGCATCTTGTTATAAAGGAAATAACTGAGCATGTTCTACAGCGGCATCTCTCCCTTCCAAAACAAAATATGTTGTCTATAGTAGACCAACTTGATTTTGCGCTCCACATTGGCAATAGAGGTATGGATTTGTTTCTGTAATGATGGTTTTCTGTAGATTCTTTTCAAACAAAATTAATCACTGATATGGATTCATGACTTGCAGATCCTATATCATTTTCTAAGAATCTGTTGAAGGCATTTGATGATCTGTCAAAGCAATTGCGCCTCCTTGATGACATTCCTCTCAGGATATCCAGCGTCCAGCCTCTAGACTCAGGTTTGTTGCTCAATTTTTAATACCCTCCACCTTCTCTCACGCTAGCATTGTTAGATAATTTGGGCTGATGCTGTACTCATCGACTTATGGAACTGGTTTTTTCCTCTCACATTTACCACTTATTGCCTTAAGCAATACTTTTTGAACAAATGTAGATACTTGTGGCAGAGTTTAACTAAAAGGAACTAATTTGTTTTCTAACATCAGGTTCTGTATAGCGAAAATAAAGCTGATATGTTGAGTGGGCATGCAATTCAGAATGGCCCAATCTTCACCCAATGCTAAACTGAATTTTAAAATGTCTGCTGTTGGTATGAGCAGTCCTCGTCATGCCCACAGCTGAGGTCAGGCTGAGGACTGGCCAGCTTTGCTAACATTCCTGATATTTCTTACTTCCTACATAGTTTTAGTAAAGAATGTTGCCAAGGAGCCGCATTTTTCCAACAATGACAATTATTTCCATTTGTTTTCATGTTTGGTTCTTTAGCAAATATACCATCCTGCAATAATTTTTGCTGCTTTGTTATTAACTTCACAAGAAGCCAAACTATTAGTCAGATGCCTTAAtaacatttatttattattgacAAGTTTATGATTTCTGTGTACTAATCCTCCTATTGTTTTACTTCTGAAAAGCACACAACGAGAGTTTTTTGTATTCCCTGTCAAGATGTAGAATTCTTATCTCCGCTAAGCTCTAATGGATATGCTCCACTGTCTCAATCGGCTCTGAAAATAAAACAACTTCGAAGAATGTCACGAAACTGTTGATCTATAACCACCAAAACATAAAATGAACAGTTATTGGAAAATTGTAAATGTTTCTTGAGTGGATATAATGGATAAGGTGCTTTGTTCATTTTGTAGGTTAAATTTCTAGTACAAATGTACAGTTATCTAAAATTCATGAATGATGAAGAGGTGTGAGATTGATGAatgtatgttatttttaattgtgACATCTTTTGATTTAACAATCTGTATTAAGTCAAATACATTATACACCTTGGGAAGCCTCTTCATTGGGAATAAATGATCTCCTTCATACTGTCTGTTTCAGCACAAAGCTTTGCACTTAATGATTAGCTTTATACTTACTCATACCGCAGCTTTTAGGTTGACATCTGTCCTTCCTCCCTCTCCGCATCCATTAGCACATAAAAAAGGCATCCGTGTTAAACTAGAGAAAGAATACACTACCTGTATACAATCACTTGCGGTCTTGATTCAGGTGAGCAGAGGATAATTAGTTATTTATCAATTATTTTCAAGAACAACTTCTTACTTCCTTATAGTTGGAAGGTTCTGGAAACTGGCCAATGGATGAGCAGGCACGAGAGAAAACTAAATCAGCATTTCTCCTCAAAATTGCGGAGAGGTTGGTTTtgctatgtttttttttttttcttttcttgtcAAAACTCCAgtgtttatatgttttatctAATCGCACAACTCTACAGCCTTCAGGACAAATTTGGGATTTCATGTTCAGCTACAGAAGATGATGTTGATGTTTTCATGTCTGGATATGCGTTTCGCCTTAAAATACTGCATGAGAGAGGATTAAGCTTGGCAAATCGAAAAAGTAAGAGATTCTATTTTCCTAACCATCTTCCTATTTCATAGCAGTAACTTTCTATATAGTAGGAAGTTGAGAATGATTTTTTCATTTGCAGGTGGTGCTCAAAAGAAGGGGGTTATGTCTTCGGATAAAGATCTTTTCCTTCTCAGTCAACATTCTAGCATGATTAATGGTTTACGAGGCCGCTTTCCTATATACGGGGAAGTTGTTCGGTGAGAATTTGGGCTCATTGCGAGATACTCAACCCCACCCCCACCCCAACCCTCCCTCTTCCCTCCCGGCCCCACCCAACCCccacaaaaaaaagaaaaaaaaaactaaaagaaaTTAACAAATGTGAAGAAAAGGAAGTACAAGTTGGAAAGGAATATCTTTTAAACTAAGATAGATTTTGAACTTTTGACACTTTCTTTTCTTTGTCTTATAGACTTGCAAAACGCTGGATATCTGCACATCTTTTTTCAAATGCATTTTCAGAAGAGACCATTGAGCTGTTAGTGGCCCATCTCTTTTTGAAGCCTTTGCCGTTCAGACCTCCATGCTCCCGAATAACTGGATTTCTGAGGTTAATTTCTTTCTCATATGCTTGTGTGTGTGAAAGATTCAGGTCCTTCTATTTATCTCCAACACCCCTCCCCCTTATCTCAGGTGGGTTTTGATTTTTTGTCAACTTTTTTGCTAAgtcaaacttcattcaatgcAACTAACATATATTTCTAAATTGCTGGTTTTTGTTGATTGACTCTTTCAAACTTTTTGGTGATtggatatttattttatcatttggCTTTAGCTTAATAGCATTGTGATGTTCTGCAGTGTTATAACTTCCATCTGATGATGTGAAAGATTCACTATGTCTGATTATGAGTGGAGACTCATTATGTGTTGGTAATTGTATGTAGTTTAAAGTTGGCTGTGGGTTTCTAGATATTTTATCATTGTATTATCTTTTTAGTCTAAATGCTTGCGCATTGCATCATATTATAGAGGAGGTTGTCAGAAAGAAGTGATAGGttgtcaatttattttgttttcttggTGAGTTCGGTGTTGCATCTTTGATTTAAAGTGGGAAGACTGAATTCTTATCCATGGGGTCGTATTATTTTCTAGCTAGAAATATTAAATCGGATCTGCTGATATTATTGGTTAGCAGACATAATATTCTAAAATCCACCACCTCAACTCTGACATTTCTCATTCATTGATTAGCTAAAAATGATGCTTGAttgtattagtttttattttacaaTGACTTTAAGTTCAGATGACCCCAATGACTCTCATTGAGTTTGATTTTACAagaagttaatttttttttggggtTGTTTTCACCGTGAAGAATAATTTCTTACTTTCAGGTTCCTAAGATTATTATCGCAGTATGATTGGAGTTTTTCTCCATTGATTGTTGACATCAATGGTGATTTGACTCCTGATGATGACAAAGAAATTAATGTAAGTGCTGCAACTTAAAAACTGATTTTAatggataattatttatttcttaaTTTCCTTTTCTACAAAAGAACTCGTCGTGTTGAAACCATGGTCACATATTTATGCTGTGTAGGAGAATTTCATGTCGACTAGAAAAGAGGAGTCCCAGAATGCAGGTCCAGCTATGTTTGTGGCTACTGCATACGACAAGGCATCGGAAACTTGGACCAGCCAAAGACCGACTGCGGCAGTGAGTAGCTCTTAATGACAGACTCTATTTGGGCTAATTGCATttacaccccctgtgaaaagtctaaaagacataaaaccccctaagaaatattaataggctaatgcatccctcagttttttaaaatgtagcacatttcacccctgTGTTATACAAACccgggcacatttataccctctcataggggtttttatgctaatttttttaaaatatagggTCTAACatactattaattttacacatggtgttttatgccttttagacttttcacagggggtgtgaatACAATTAGCCCCACTCTATTTATTACTTTTGGATGTCATTGTCTTGGGTGTTGATAcatatgtatattttatatataaggaGCTGAGGAGATTGGTAGCATATACGGCCAGCAGTTCAA comes from the Henckelia pumila isolate YLH828 chromosome 1, ASM3356847v2, whole genome shotgun sequence genome and includes:
- the LOC140875714 gene encoding uncharacterized protein gives rise to the protein MASEAVKNSTDSRNLKLRELLKELQLDYSPSNTKIINDVVSSIKEAIDGIPDDIQVTAAVASGFVRDICADKVDFKFRKPNSVEIGGSYSFQSIARPDVNVDIFLRLPKEVFHEKDYLNHRYHAKRFLYLCMIKKYLKCSSLIQDVRWSTFHNEARKPILVVYSAARLSGDVGFLVKIIPTAPSLFKVSKLDMTRNNIRAMNQDLEATPNYNMSILEDMFIEDNAECVKKTFIGWKELGEALLLIKVWARKRSSLYVHDCLSGFLITIIMTYLASKSGKNRINRSMNAIQILRITLDFIANSKLWDTGLFFQPNGEDSVPNKDKWKQLQLFPVNICDSFARYNMAFRVSLSGFQELRDEAAAAITCIDKCKDAGFDEIFMTDVDFPAKYDYCTRLNLKANHDIHVSGFCLDKECWRSYEQKVFNIIDQALTGRTKLIRVIWRNAASECNFEDGLSTPDGESLFIGIAIGSVGEAFKQAIVGPSSEDKDKALAFRKFWGDKATLRWFRDGKIAEVAVWEHEEWQKHLVIKEITEHVLQRHLSLPKQNMLSIVDQLDFALHIGNRDPISFSKNLLKAFDDLSKQLRLLDDIPLRISSVQPLDSAFRLTSVLPPSPHPLAHKKGIRVKLEKEYTTCIQSLAVLIQLEGSGNWPMDEQAREKTKSAFLLKIAESLQDKFGISCSATEDDVDVFMSGYAFRLKILHERGLSLANRKSGAQKKGVMSSDKDLFLLSQHSSMINGLRGRFPIYGEVVRLAKRWISAHLFSNAFSEETIELLVAHLFLKPLPFRPPCSRITGFLRFLRLLSQYDWSFSPLIVDINGDLTPDDDKEINENFMSTRKEESQNAGPAMFVATAYDKASETWTSQRPTAAELRRLVAYTASSSKLLTRIIMQNQIDPYQWQCLFRTPLSNYDAVILLHRDKLPYPHHLLFPSEVEQGWHVICGRASKTFLPFFSSQDMEGSSEELKNNLMVNFEPLKCLVADIEKEFSNVFKVWYDSLGGDAVGLTFVSKKRRRDEFSEDDNLFDSLQSMGKLGKGFIKSVHLLKTPILKRCTSKRI